A single region of the Mus caroli chromosome 16, CAROLI_EIJ_v1.1, whole genome shotgun sequence genome encodes:
- the Rtp2 gene encoding receptor-transporting protein 2 — protein MSTSLTTCEWKKVFYEKMEVAKPADSWELIIDPALKPNELGPGWKQYLEQHASGRFHCSWCWHTWQSANVVILFHMHLDRAQRVGSVRMRVFKQLCYQCGTSRLDESSMLEENIEGLVDNLITSLREQCYDEDGGQYRIHVASRPDSGLHRSEFCEACQEGIVHWKPSEKLLEEDAAYTDASKRKGQAGFISSFFSFRWCLFWGALCLVIVYLQFFRGRSGFL, from the exons ATGTCCACCAGCCTGACCACTTGTGAGTGGAAGAAGGTCTTCTACGAGAAGATGGAGGTGGCCAAGCCAGCGGACAGCTGGGAGCTCATCATAGACCCCGCCCTCAAGCCCAATGAGCTGGGTCCCGGCTGGAAGCAGTACCTGGAGCAACATGCCTCAGGCAG GTTCCACTGTTCCTGGTGCTGGCACACATGGCAATCTGCCAATGTCGTCATCCTCTTCCACATGCACCTGGACCGTGCCCAGCGTGTTGGCTCAGTGCGCATGCGCGTGTTCAAGCAGCTGTGCTACCAGTGCGGCACGTCGCGGCTGGACGAGTCCAGCATGCTGGAGGAGAATATCGAGGGCCTGGTGGACAACCTCATCACCAGTCTGCGCGAGCAGTGTTACGATGAGGATGGTGGCCAGTACCGCATCCACGTAGCCAGCCGGCCGGACAGCGGATTGCACCGCAGCGAGTTCTGCGAGGCTTGCCAGGAAGGCATCGTGCACTGGAAGCCCAGCGAAAAGCTGCTGGAGGAGGATGCCGCCTATACCGATGCCTCCAAGAGGAAGGGCCAGGCTGGTTTTATCTCCAGCTTCTTCTCATTTCGCTGGTGCCTGTTCTGGGGCGCCCTCTGCCTGGTCATTGTCTACCTGCAGTTCTTCCGAGGCCGCTCTGGCTTCCTTTAG